ATGTTCCTCATCTTCAATTCCTCCACCACACAAAGCACAAGCGGCATTATTCACAAGACCCCATCTTTGTAATTTTGcttttgttttaagtcttttatgACAAGCTAGCCAACTTATAAAAGAATGTCTAGGGATATTATTCTTAAACCACACCAATTTAGTCCAAGGCATCTCAATAGTATCTCCAGATAGAGCTCTAAATGTCTCTCTCATAGAGAAATCCACATTCTTACTTCCGTTCCATAACACCAGGTCTTCATCTCTAAAATCATAATCCACTCCTTGAAGAATATCCTTTCCATCACAATGAGGCCCATGATTACACTCAGGAAATTTAAGAAAGCCATCAACCATATAGTAAGCTACTATTAATTCTTTGTTAGGGAAGATAGTCTCAAGACATTCAGCATTCATCCAGTCACATAACCTGCCTTTGGGATGCCAAAATCCATAATATAAGCTAGCTTTTTCTCCATTTATAAGGCAGGTATCCATAAACTGTTTTGCAGTGTCTCTGAATTCAAGAATTCTCCTCCAGCTCCATGAACAATCCTTTGGAACAACTAAAGTGCAGAAATCCCTCTGTTTAATGAGATTAGTATGTATCCATTGAGTCCAAATGGTGTTTTTGCCTGAATTAATATCCCATATGTGCCTTAAATTGGAAATAATGTTTGTTTGTTCCAAGTCCTTTCCTCCAAGACCCTCAGCTCTCTCAACAGTGCATATTTGGCTCCAACTGATTGGATTATGCTTTTTTCCAATATCAGACCCTGCCCGAAGAAATCTTTTGAAAGTAGTGTTTAGCTCTTTAATCACTCTCTTAGGAAAAATaaagcaagaaaagaaaaaataaaccatGCCTATGAGAACAATTTTTATAAGAAGCAACCTTCCAACAAAGGATAAATGTCTAGCCTTCCATGAATTGACTCTATTAGTCACTCTACCTAAAAGAGGCTGAAAATCAACTTAAGATAATCTTGAAGATATTAAAGGAATACCTATGTACCTCACTGGAAGCTCTCCTTTAGAACAATTTAAGCAGGAAGAAATATCTTCTAAAATCCCAGCCTCcacagaagaagaaaatagagagGTTTTGTTATAGTTCACATCTAGTCCAGAGAAGCCACTGAAATCCTTTATCACCTTTGACAACACCTGAGCAGATTTCACATTGCCTTTGAAGAAAACAAGAATGTCATCAACAAAGCACAAATGTGTTAAATTTGTGCCTTTACACTTTGGGTGTAGCCCATAATTACCAGCCATAACTTGCTGTTGTAGTAAAATACTTAAGACCTCCATTACCATCACAAACAGATAGGGAGACATAGGACACCCCTGTCACACTCCTATTTGAGCACCAAAAAATCCATAGGGGGGTCCATTAATCATAACAAAGAACTTGGAAGTAGATATGCACACCATAACCCAATCAATAAATCTCTCTGGGAACCCAAACTTCCTCATCACAACAACAATAGCTTCCCAACTGACGGCGTCATAGGCCTtttgaagatcaattttgagatcacACCTAGGACTACCACCAGATTTATGGTAATTCCTAACAATTTCATGAGCTAAAAGAATATTATCTTGAATGGACCTCCCAGATATAAAAGCAGACTGACTAGAACTAATTAAACCCTTTAAGATAATCTTCATTCTATAAGACAAAATTTTTGTCAAACACTTGTAGATGACACTGCAGCAGGAGATAGGTCTGAAGTCAAAAACAGTGGAAGCGTTCTCACATTTAGCAACAAGAGTAATGAGAGTGTTGTTTACCTCTTTAAGAAGCTTTCCAGTCTTGAAAAAATTTGTAATGGCAGCAACAAAATCATCTCCCACCACAGGCCAAGcacttttgaagaaataactattGAACCCATCAGGCCCACGGGCCTTAGAAAAATGAATGGAGGACAGATCTTCAATCACTTCATCTCTAGAAATAGGCATCACCAATTTTTCAACATCACAAGGATGAATAAATCTATTGAAATGCAGTTTATTTAGCACCTCCTGGATATCCCCCTGACTAGAATCTCCACTAAACAAATCACTGAAAAAATTAACACATTCTTCACCAATCAACTTATCATCCTCCAACTTGATATCTTCCCCAGAATTTAGCACAAGAATATTATTCCTTGACCTCGTCTCCTTTACAGAGTTGTAAAAGAATCTTGTATTTAGATCACCATCCTCCATCCATTGGACCTTAGATTTCTCCTTGTTAATGGATTCTTCATACCTAGCTAGCTTAGCATAGGTCTTCACAGCTTCTTTTTATTTAACAACTAGATCATTCTCAAAGGTTGAGCCTGTAATTGTCTCCGCACTTCATCCATAGAAGATTTAGCAGTTAAAACTTGCTCAAAGAATCTCTTGAATCTATCGTTCTTCCATTGAATAAGAACCTTCTTAAGTCTTTTGAGTTTATTCACCAGCACCATCATGGGATTCCCATGCATTGGTTCCATCCAAGACTTTCTCACAATACTCATAAAATCGGGTTCATTCACCCAAAATCTGCAGAATTTGTAAGGAGGACCATGGTATCTCCCTTAAAATATACTAACCACACCTGGACTATGATCTGAAATACCCGAGAGTAGAAACTCAGCAGTAGAATCAGAGAAAGCTTCAACCcattccatattcaccattaTTCTATCTATCTTTGAAGCAATTTTATAGTCCCCCTCTTGTTTATTATTCCAAGTAAAGAAACAACCAGTATATCTTAAATCAAAAATATGAGCATCTTGAGTGCAGTCATAAAATTCCTTATAATTAGAAGGAATAACCTCAACACCCCCCACTTTGTCTCCAACTTCTAATAGATAATTAA
Above is a genomic segment from Papaver somniferum cultivar HN1 chromosome 10, ASM357369v1, whole genome shotgun sequence containing:
- the LOC113315435 gene encoding uncharacterized protein LOC113315435, whose product is MEVLSILLQQQVMAGNYGLHPKCKGTNLTHLCFVDDILVFFKGNVKSAQVLSKVIKDFSGFSGLDVNYNKTSLFSSSVEAGILEDISSCLNCSKGELPVRYIGSDIGKKHNPISWSQICTVERAEGLGGKDLEQTNIISNLRHIWDINSGKNTIWTQWIHTNLIKQRDFCTLVVPKDCSWSWRRILEFRDTAKQFMDTCLINGEKASLYYGFWHPKGRLCDWMNAECLETIFPNKELIVAYYMVDGFLKFPECNHGPHCDGKDILQGVDYDFRDEDLVLWNGSKNVDFSMRETFRALSGDTIEMPWTKLVWFKNNIPRHSFISWLACHKRLKTKAKLQRWGLVNNAACALCGGGIEDEEHIFLTCSFSNIIWK
- the LOC113315436 gene encoding uncharacterized protein LOC113315436; amino-acid sequence: MGDFNYLLEVGDKVGGVEVIPSNYKEFYDCTQDAHIFDLRYTGCFFTWNNKQEGDYKIASKIDRIMVNMEWVEAFSDSTAEFLLSGISDHSPEAVKTYAKLARYEESINKEKSKVQWMEDGDLNTRFFYNSVKETRSRNNILVLNSGEDIKLEDDKLIGEECVNFFSDLFSGDSSQGDIQEVLNKLHFNRFIHPCDVEKLVMPISRDEVIEDLSSIHFSKARGPDGFNSYFFKSAWPVVGDDFVAAITNFFKTGKLLKEVNNTLITLVAKCENASTVFDFRPISCCSVIYKCLTKILSYRMKIILKGLISSSQSAFISGRSIQDNILLAHEIVRNYHKSGGSPRCDLKIDLQKAYDAVSWEAIVVVMRKFGFPERFIDWVMVCISTSKFFVMINGPPYGFFGAQIGV